In Balaenoptera acutorostrata chromosome 19, mBalAcu1.1, whole genome shotgun sequence, the following proteins share a genomic window:
- the SPACA6 gene encoding sperm acrosome membrane-associated protein 6 isoform X1, whose amino-acid sequence MALLAPGSVVPSALVALTVFRASAWACLLCFTSYNERLQICQIFTGLESPDLGKCEEAFTDAFKGLLDTEINYDERSHLHDAFTQMTHSLQEVAAAQGSFRVAFPHAAEKIQKIILQLKEVRACIPPCGLQEVARRFRCRGCYSTVCDLPLDCPVQDLTVTRGHQAMFFCTVNFQLPKEEITYSWKFAGGAPDSGPVLLPRDSAGPRIPGTDPAGAAHAPRDLLLRDHTRPAPPGAALLLSERCGRGGAARQGRGYVRGGARARLTCTSPQ is encoded by the exons ATGGCCCTTCTGGCCCCAGGGAGCGTTGTGCCGTCCGCCCTGGTGGCCCTCACGGTTTTCAGGGCCTCCGCCTGGGCCTGTCTCCTCTGCTTCACGTCTTACAACGAGCGCCTCCAAATCTGCCAGATCTTCACCGGCCTGGAGAGCCCCGACCTCGGGAAGTGTGAGGAGGCCTTCACAGATGCCTTTAAGGGCCTCCTGGACACTGAAATCA ACTACGATGAAAGGAGCCACCTGCACGATGCCTTCACCCAGATGACCCACTCCCTGCAGGAGGTGGCCGCCGCCCAGG GGTCCTTTCGGGTTGCCTTTCCTCATGCCGCGGAGAAAATACAGAAGATTATATTACAGCTTAAAGAAG TCCGGGCCTGCATCCCTCCCTGCG GACTCCAGGAGGTCGCCCGGCGTTTCCGCTGCCGAGGGTGCTACTCCACGGTCTGCGACCTCCCGCTAGACTGCCCAG TTCAGGACTTGACGGTGACTCGGGGTCATCAGGCTATGTTCTTTTGCACTGTGAACTTCCAGCTGCCTAAGGAAGAGATCACCTATTCCTGGAAGTTCGCAGGAGGAG CTCCGGACTCAGGACCTGTCCTACTTCCGAGAGATTCCGCGGGCCCGAGGATACCTGGCACGGATCCGGCCGGTGCAGCCCACGCACCGCGGGACCTTCTCTTGCGTGATCACACACGACCAGCGCCCCCTGGCGCGGCTCTACTTCTTTCTGAACGGTGCGGGCGGGGCGGAGCTGCGCGGCAGGGGCGGGGCTACGTGAGGGGTGGGGCTCGCGCCCGGCTGACGTGCACGTCCCCGCAGTGA
- the SPACA6 gene encoding sperm acrosome membrane-associated protein 6 isoform X2: MALLAPGSVVPSALVALTVFRASAWACLLCFTSYNERLQICQIFTGLESPDLGKCEEAFTDAFKGLLDTEINYDERSHLHDAFTQMTHSLQEVAAAQGSFRVAFPHAAEKIQKIILQLKEVRACIPPCGLQEVARRFRCRGCYSTVCDLPLDCPVQDLTVTRGHQAMFFCTVNFQLPKEEITYSWKFAGGGLRTQDLSYFREIPRARGYLARIRPVQPTHRGTFSCVITHDQRPLARLYFFLNVTGPPPRGETELQVAFREVLRWAPREGEMIEPWTPSLGELLARPEALTPGNQCLLAVAVALASASATVLACSLDSFIFEGGHY; encoded by the exons ATGGCCCTTCTGGCCCCAGGGAGCGTTGTGCCGTCCGCCCTGGTGGCCCTCACGGTTTTCAGGGCCTCCGCCTGGGCCTGTCTCCTCTGCTTCACGTCTTACAACGAGCGCCTCCAAATCTGCCAGATCTTCACCGGCCTGGAGAGCCCCGACCTCGGGAAGTGTGAGGAGGCCTTCACAGATGCCTTTAAGGGCCTCCTGGACACTGAAATCA ACTACGATGAAAGGAGCCACCTGCACGATGCCTTCACCCAGATGACCCACTCCCTGCAGGAGGTGGCCGCCGCCCAGG GGTCCTTTCGGGTTGCCTTTCCTCATGCCGCGGAGAAAATACAGAAGATTATATTACAGCTTAAAGAAG TCCGGGCCTGCATCCCTCCCTGCG GACTCCAGGAGGTCGCCCGGCGTTTCCGCTGCCGAGGGTGCTACTCCACGGTCTGCGACCTCCCGCTAGACTGCCCAG TTCAGGACTTGACGGTGACTCGGGGTCATCAGGCTATGTTCTTTTGCACTGTGAACTTCCAGCTGCCTAAGGAAGAGATCACCTATTCCTGGAAGTTCGCAGGAGGAGGT CTCCGGACTCAGGACCTGTCCTACTTCCGAGAGATTCCGCGGGCCCGAGGATACCTGGCACGGATCCGGCCGGTGCAGCCCACGCACCGCGGGACCTTCTCTTGCGTGATCACACACGACCAGCGCCCCCTGGCGCGGCTCTACTTCTTTCTGAACG TGACAGGTCCGCCACCGCGCGGGGAGACTGAGCTCCAGGTCGCTTTTCGGGAAGTGTTGCGCTGGGCGCCACGGGAGGGGGAGATGATCGAACCCTGGACGCCCAGCCTGGGCGAGCTGCTGGCCAGGCCCGAGGCTCTGACGCCGGGCAATCAGTGCCTGCTCGCGGTCGCTGTGGCCTTAGCCTCAGCCAGTGCGACCGTGCTGGCGTG CTCTCTAGATTCTTTCATCTTCGAAGGTGGTCACTACTAA